In a genomic window of Bacteroidales bacterium:
- a CDS encoding TolC family protein, with protein sequence MQLIKTKHPVLWIILLSSFITGSLKAQEQMTLQECRERALKHNKKIEIATENELAVNSLEKSAKTLYYPNIKFNGGYFRMNQQFSLFSENMFLPVVPQEVFRNGLSVLDPRENPDLVRETMVTQDVNGVPLPVEDPESGNPMFEQYALLPRDEAKFNLQNVFFGNIGLKQPIYMGGKIKQTNNIAKYSSQMMEAKKHESEADVIVETDERYWKVISLKEKVRLAEEYKKRLDSLLTEVQNLHEEGIITKNKVMEVRVKKNKVELQLLKAKNGLEMGRMALNQTLGFSTDTTLHLADSLGEVTQLTNPENFRKKALEERAEIHALNNYQKLQ encoded by the coding sequence ATGCAGTTAATCAAAACAAAACATCCTGTTTTATGGATCATACTATTGTCTTCATTTATCACGGGATCACTGAAGGCACAGGAGCAAATGACACTACAGGAATGCCGGGAGCGCGCCTTAAAGCATAATAAGAAAATTGAAATAGCCACGGAAAATGAACTGGCAGTCAATTCACTTGAAAAGTCAGCCAAAACACTTTATTATCCCAACATAAAGTTCAATGGTGGATACTTCAGAATGAATCAACAATTCAGTCTTTTTAGCGAAAACATGTTCCTTCCTGTCGTACCCCAGGAAGTTTTCAGGAATGGATTATCTGTGCTCGATCCGAGAGAAAATCCGGATCTGGTAAGAGAAACCATGGTTACACAGGATGTCAACGGGGTACCCTTACCCGTCGAGGATCCTGAATCAGGTAATCCTATGTTCGAACAATATGCCTTATTGCCCCGTGATGAAGCAAAATTTAATCTGCAGAATGTTTTTTTCGGCAATATAGGATTAAAACAGCCCATCTATATGGGCGGAAAAATTAAACAAACCAACAACATAGCCAAATATAGCAGCCAAATGATGGAGGCTAAAAAGCACGAAAGTGAAGCGGATGTTATTGTTGAAACGGATGAGCGTTACTGGAAAGTCATTTCCCTGAAAGAAAAGGTGAGACTGGCAGAAGAATATAAGAAAAGACTTGACTCCCTGCTAACCGAAGTACAAAATCTTCATGAAGAGGGAATTATAACCAAAAACAAGGTAATGGAGGTTCGGGTAAAGAAGAACAAGGTTGAACTTCAGTTACTAAAAGCCAAGAATGGTCTGGAAATGGGACGCATGGCTCTGAATCAGACACTGGGATTTTCCACGGACACCACCCTTCATTTGGCGGATAGCCTCGGAGAGGTAACGCAGCTAACCAATCCGGAAAATTTCAGAAAGAAGGCTTTGGAAGAACGCGCGGAAATTCATGCACTAAACAATTACCAAAAATTGCAGTAA